TAATCCGCCAAATGCTTTCGCAATTGCATAATTTCTTGATCGTGCTTATGAACCCTAACAACCAGATCCTTCTTCAACATTCTGCTATTAGGGTTGTTCGACTCGGTCAATGGCATCAAACCATTTCCGTAATCCCCCTCCATGCTCGACCTGCCTGGTGAAAGCGACGTCATCGTAGACGGCGATGACAATCTCAATATCCCATTGCTTGCGTTATCAGCCGCCGTCGGAGTACCAAAAACCCGAACCACCTTCATTGATTTCGCTGCTGCCCAATTGGGTCTCTCTTGTTTCCGATTCCCCACGACTCTGCTGTGACGAACCGTGATTCGCAATCCTCTCGATTCGATTGTCAACGTCAGCGGCAGCTACCTGATGAGCTTGGTCCTGAGATTCGCGGGCGGAAGGCGGCAACTGGGCGGCCATGGATTCGTGGAGATTGTACCTGTGCAGCTCGAGAATCTTGTATTCGAGCTGAGCCCGCAACCGAATGTTGTATTCCACCTGCTGCTTGATTGTGGCCTCCGCAGCTTCCATGGCGTACATAACTTAAAGCAAGCTGATGTCTTGATTGTCtgcggtggcggtggcggtaGAAGAAGCAATTGGGTCGGCGATGGGGGGTGTGTAGAGGAGAGTGGGGGGTGTGTAGAGAAGGAAAGATGGTGGGTGTGGAAGGAGGAAGGGTCGTGGGTTAGGGGGTGCACAGGGAGGGTCGCGGGTAGGGAGGGGGTGttctgggtttttggttttggggTGGGGGACGCgagtggggtggggtggggggttaTCATTTCTAGGTTttcagggaagaagatgaagatggcgGATATGGGTTTTGGGGTTGCGAGGAGAAGAGAGGATTTTGGGAGTTGCAAAAGAGGGGGGGAAGGAAGGGATCTGGGTTTCGGGactttctagtttttttttaataattttaatatttagaagatttaggtttttttttaaaaaaaataaaaaaatatttttttgccacgtggcagccacatcagcataaAATGTGGtaaccacgtcagcatttaacagattaatggatggaaaatctaacggaggtgttattttgaaataaaatggtactggatgtatgaaagtgaaatgttttaaagttgttgtatgaagttgtaatagacctcaaacctgaggggctactatgtaatttaccctttaattttttaatttttaattattaaaaattatatttaattatattttaatccagttggattagtgagtgACCCCGTATCTAgtcacgtcagcacttaacaaagaaactaacaaaaaaactgacgaaggtatgacattggcacaaattcgtaagatgaggtatgacattgtcattttaaaaagatgaggtatgaaagtgtcgtgaaactaatagttgaggtagttttttgtactttaccctttattttttggttaaacAAAAGGGTTAATAGTTCAACAAAAGATAGAATTTACAAAATAATGTCACATAGGTTGAGAAACCCCAGCAGCAATATATTAGAAATTACTTATGGTTATATTTGCTTACATTTTTTGTTGGTTCATTTCTTATTATGTCATTTCTATCTTCCATTCTGAACCACTTGGAAGCTTAAAGTATACTCTGCTTGATAGATCATTACTGTATTCCctcacatttttttttggaatcaTCTGCACAACAGAAACAtggaaaacaacaacaacaaaaaaaaagcattaTCTGATTTCTTTAGAATGGTTTATTAAGAAAGTATATACCCGACTATCCTACCGACTGCTTAAATTAATCCGGCGACCATTTAGTATGAGAAGACACCAAACAACCAAGTCCGTACTATTAGTCCTATCCGATTCTTTATACGGTGTGTCAAACACGGCCTTAGTCTCCAAATCTTATGGGATTCTACTTTAAATTTACATGATTACATTTCTAATTAATAGTTGCATTCACGACACAAATAAACTTTTTGTTTAAAAGATGATTTATACATCACAATCATAGGAAGTTGCACCTTGAATAAAAACCCAGGATTGTAAGGTCAAAAATATTTAAAGCACAGAAAAATACAGAGTAATTCCAGGTATCCATAGACCTTTCTAACTACAGCAAAAAGTGGTCTATTTCGACTGCAAAATGTGGTTGGTAACTGAGGTCTTTCATCCCACTTAAAAGAAATTAAGAACTTTGCCTAATCAACTTCTGAAAATGTGAACTTTCAGCACAATGTCATTTGTCTCGACGAGTTCAAATGTGCACACATCTCCTGTTCTCAAACTATTTTCCTCCGCAAATGCAAGCCATCCACCAGAAATGATCATTTGTCTCCTCTCATTAGTGTAACCAATCAAATTCACGGGCCAGAATGCTCTCCGACCTGAAGGGTCGTGGTTTGCGCCTTTCGTAGGGGGAATCTCATGGCAACCTTCACTGGTACATGCTGCAAAATATGAATGATAAATAGTGAACATAATTCAAGCTTAGTGCGTACACGACATATACACATACGTGCACAAGTAATTAGGTTGGAGTATTTATGTTCGAAGCAATGTTATGTCAATGATCCTACTACCACTGTCTTGGATGTTGGCCCCAAAGTGGCTCTAAAGAAAGGAttttttgggatgaaattgtTGGCAGCTTCAAGAACCCTTGAAGCCTTCAAACATGAAGGCGTTTGAGTAACCTGATCAGAAATCTTTAACTTTGTGTACTCTCCTACAGTAAAACATACAAAATATAATCTGAGTACCAAAATTTTCTGCATTTTTCACTTTTGTGGACTTGACAATTTCAAGTAAATTAAGGATCAAGAATGCAACACACCATTTTCATAACCTGATTTGACTTTACATATGGACCTTCTCTTTATTTCAACTTGATCAATTGCTCCTCCTCCATGGCCTGGATTCCccaaaaattacaaagaaaTACTAGAATCTAAGTTACGATGCAAGCATAATGGAGAAGTATATACTAGCAAATGAACAGATTTTACCTGCTGACGAGGAGCACATTTTAGCTTCTGTGGCGCGGAAAAAGACAACTTCAAATGTAAGTTCATCGTGGTTAACCAATTCAAAAACACATAAATCACCAACTTTCAAGTTGTTTTCCCTTGCAAACACTGACCAACCATTCTGAAATCGAGGTGTTGCATCATATTTGAAAGTAACTGGCCAGGTGCTTCCATCTAAAATCTGAAGGATTACGTTACTTGAACGCTGCTTGTTAAGATGTGTCCTCACAAACTCATATGGCAAACCCTAAAATGAAACAGAGACCAGGAAAGAAAATGAGAACGTTTTTTTTATGAGAGACTATTGTGATTCCGCTCTTTGAGAGGGAAACGTATGTGCTTAATCTTTTTTCACGCAGAATGTGTTGTACATAAAACATACCAGATAACTACTATGGATATAAGCTGGTTGAATGGCAACCCGAAATGAAGGGTATTCAGATTTGAAAGCATTGGCTCTCTGAAGAGCCAGAGCTATTTCGCTTTTGGTCAATGAATGTTCCCTCCCAAGAACATCAGGTGTTCGTTTTCGGAATATTTGACTGCTAGACAAGCCTCCAACTTCTTTCATTGTGGAAAAATCACGTTCTCCTGTCAGATATTACAAGAAACATGAAGTGGCATCTTAATTCTTTTGGTAGGAAAGCAGAATGAggtaaaagataaaaataaaaactaaatatACATTCCTTACTTTTCACTTCTGATTTAGAGCAATATGAGTCTTTGCTTCTGAATGACTTCTTGATTTCACAAGGTTGAGTCTTTGTTGCTGGGAAGTTGGTGTTGCATTCCGCTGCTTTACTACTCGAACATGTTCTCATTTTCTTGTGTAGACATGGTAATGGAGATTtctcccttgtttttctagggCAGGGTGAAAAGTCGTCCAAGATTTCGACCGAGTCATCATCTTCATAATCTGTTTCTTCCTCCTCAGGTATTGTTGGATCGTCTTGTACTTCATCAGAATCTCTACTAATATCATCATTAGAATGATCATCATGTTTATCAGTTTCTTCCAACTTGGGCATTACCAGTGATTTATCCCTTGATTTTCTCGGGCACAGATCATCCAAGATTTCGACAGATTTATCATCATGGTCTTCATAAACAGTTTCCAAATTCAAGCCTCCACTGCATTCTTTTCCAGCATAAGGATCGTGAGAGCTAGACGTGCCAATTTCCCACTTTCCCTGATCCATAGCTCTAGCTCCTTTGGCATGGCCTCCTTCCcaagaataaaaaagaaaataacaaatCATGTGTAAGTTATGGATTCGTAACTGAGCACAAATCGAATATAACAACTTATTACATGTAAACCTGGAGACAAGGAGCAGTTTGAAGCTTCTGTACCCCGGTAAAAGACAACTTCAAATGCAAGTTCAATGCCCTTAATCAAGATAAATACACACACATCTCCAGTTTTCAAATTATTGTCCCTTACAAATTCCAACCAACCACGCTGGAATCGTACTTTccctttttcatatattttgagTTTAACACACCAAGTTCCTCCATCTGGAAGACGAAGGATGGCATTACCATCAGGCTGATGCATAAGATGTCTCTTGGCAAACCCCGCCGGCAAAATCTTCAAAAGAAAACGaaatatttgtttatttgaaaAGAGAGAACATTTGATTATTACTTATGCAAGGGGATTTACCAAATTGCCGAATATGTAGGAGGGCTGCATGGCAACTTTGAAGTGAGGCTTTTCAGATTTGAAAGCAATTGCTCTCTGAAGAGCTATAGCTTTATCTTTTTCAGTCAATGGATGCATCCTTGGAtagctctttctttttttcttcggAGGCAAAGGACATGGTAAAGATGAATATCTCTCCCCTTTTCTTCTTCGGCTTGTGGGAAAATCATCCAAGATTTCAACCGACTCGTCATCTTCGTAATCGGTTTTTTCCTTCTCCGGCAATTTTATGGGATAGTCAACTTCTGTGCAACTTCTATCGAATATGAAGACGTGGAATCTTGAATTCCCTTCATACCCGAAAACTAGCCAAAAAGCGTAGTCAAGAGAGTAAAATTTGGAGAACTCCGGCCAACCCTTCTCAAACCAAACCTCACCATTACATCTTCTCAGTTCTATTTCCCATTCTGAACCACATGGAAGTGTAAGATATACTGGACTTGATAACTCTTCTCCATATTTCATCACAAATTTCATCGGAACTTTCTGCTCATGTCAAAATCTAAGTTAAAAGAACAATTTCTAATCTTTTTGTGGGCAACAAATGAAAATCTCCATAACCAAGTAAACATTTTTACGAGTGcataatgagagagagagagagagagagagaaaagcttACAAGTTTGGTGTCTCTCGATGTGTCATCAAGAataactttgaaaaaatggggtaTTGTAGATGAAAATGTTGGCCGTAAAGAAGCCATGGTTGAACTGATTCAAAAGCTTTGGGTGTGGAGATGGTTGAAGCTTGAGATCATATGTGATAGATAAATTCTTTTATAAATTACCGACTAGACAGGTTAATCTCGAGAAGTGAGAAAAGTGGAAAGACATTATCCTCAGGAAACAGAATCAAATGATTTTAATCAGCTGAATAGTCACTGCTTTTTAGTCAGTACTTACTAGTTACTACAACTAGCTACATCCCAACGGACTGGTATGATTGGTTTTCATGAATTCTTTATTAATCTTCTTTTTCTTAAaaagtttattttctttgtcATCTCTAAGACCAACTCCAAACCTGAGCTAAAAGTCaaattttagcccaaaatttCTCCCCATACACCACCCAACCCAAACTAAAATATTGGGCTAAAAGGGGAATGCTAAAACTAGGCtaaattcccccccccccccccaaattccCCCTATCCGCATGGACTCGCCACAATTTGGGCCACTCTCGGCCCGCCCACCTGCGGACGTGCCCCACAGGTCTGGTTTGCATTTGCTTCCTACAGCGCAGGGTCCCACTGCTAGGGCCCTGTCGGCCACTACCCTCGAGCCTAACGGCTCTTTTTCCCATCCGACGACCATCGTTTAAGGACCGTTGGATGCCAACGGtccaaattcaaatttcatttaaaaaaaatatgttattttaaaatacattgaatccaacggctgagatcgaatgtaatcaaatctaacggtaaaaaaaggatctaacggcccaaatttaaatccaacggctaaaataattaaaaaaatgtatttaactcaaaattcacccaaaaactctataaatacctatatcCCAACATGATGAATCCTCTGAACCCTATATCCCAACATTTCAACGAAGTCCATCACCAAGTGAAGATGGTGGATATGATTGTTAAGTTTATGTAGTGTATGAATTATGTGCtttattaattaagtttattaattgtcgtttgaaggcttgctttgtgaaaaatttaatgatttttcaatatttatcggaatttaaatttttttagattaaaatgttcacaaaattaatttacaatagtctacatatttattttaaaaaaattgatttaagaaaaaaattagcctaagttcattctttaataatcccgggctaaaattttaggccagaagggttggagcagaaaaactgtttctgggctaaaagctaaattttccgggttaaaaaatttgacttttagcccaagggttggagatggtctaatgaAGGAAAAATCGAGCTTAAATGTTACATTTTgacttaaattaaaatttatatttgggGTTTGATATAAAATTTGAGTCTATGATGAATGAAGCACACACACGCTATTTTCttgagtttttaaaatttaacggtttagtttttattttttttgttattatgtttcatttttttaatataaaaataattatcaaacaagttttttattttttattttttttttaaattgaaaactaaaacgAAATAGTATCAAACGACTTTAGtctttcaatagttgagttgatGTTAGTTAGCTGTAATTGTACGTGAATTAAGAGGAAATTTtctaattcaaaaaataaatgcaATGCAGCTAAATTTGTAATACAAAAATATAGGTACAACCTTATTGGAGGAAATACTCTCCATGATGTGACCTCCATGTATCATAGTAAACCTGACATTCATATTGTGTTTTTCGTATTCGTGTCATTTTCGTGatatacccgatatcttaacaggTTATGTCGTATAACACCCGTTAAagtaaacgggtaatatgaccccACTCGAAATCGACCcattaatattatcaggtaatatgaccagacccgttacccgttaaggaaaatatattttaattcaataaataattataatgaaaaacacaatttgaccccaaaaaaattgaaaacataatattaaatgtgtatatgtatataacattgtcacataaatcttacttcaaaacataaaaacaacatTTGTCTTTTAAGTATTACATACtctagccacttagtactacggtctaatgatattcctcttcacttggaaataagaggtcttaggttcgaatctcgtagatggcgaattcgataccaaattaggttgctcattgtgtgacttagccgaactcccccttatctcgagtcgattctcaccttgttggttatgccaacgcatgatacttatctgatccgcacaaggcgcgttctcaaatgggttatgtctttaccgtttgAGGCACCtcaatctcttggaggtcaatCAAAtaaaccttagttgccacttcgtctaaccatgctgaaattcttgtcttacatgaagcaacttgaGAATGCTTTTATATAAAAAAGTATTACATACTCCAAAATAAGAGTctaatgaaaaacattagtacattactacaaaataccaaaggttcaaggatatgcaaaacgAAAGGGAAATGATATTGATtcattttgaactcccttaaaaatactattcatgagggtttgtatggttctcaaaattcaaaccacaatgtacccatcctcaaagcgtACTGGATGCGATCATGAGTGTTCGcatattttttcacatttttcgcactaataaattaattattaaatttttttaatgtgtttgatatttttatttttaatgttttttatcatttttttatcttACTCCTTG
This is a stretch of genomic DNA from Malus domestica chromosome 02, GDT2T_hap1. It encodes these proteins:
- the LOC114820595 gene encoding uncharacterized protein, with protein sequence MASLRPTFSSTIPHFFKVILDDTSRDTKLKVPMKFVMKYGEELSSPVYLTLPCGSEWEIELRRCNGEVWFEKGWPEFSKFYSLDYAFWLVFGYEGNSRFHVFIFDRSCTEVDYPIKLPEKEKTDYEDDESVEILDDFPTSRRRKGERYSSLPCPLPPKKKRKSYPRMHPLTEKDKAIALQRAIAFKSEKPHFKVAMQPSYIFGNLILPAGFAKRHLMHQPDGNAILRLPDGGTWCVKLKIYEKGKVRFQRGWLEFVRDNNLKTGDVCVFILIKGIELAFEVVFYRGGHAKGARAMDQGKWEIGTSSSHDPYAGKECSGGLNLETVYEDHDDKSVEILDDLCPRKSRDKSLVMPKLEETDKHDDHSNDDISRDSDEVQDDPTIPEEEETDYEDDDSVEILDDFSPCPRKTREKSPLPCLHKKMRTCSSSKAAECNTNFPATKTQPCEIKKSFRSKDSYCSKSEVKRERDFSTMKEVGGLSSSQIFRKRTPDVLGREHSLTKSEIALALQRANAFKSEYPSFRVAIQPAYIHSSYLGLPYEFVRTHLNKQRSSNVILQILDGSTWPVTFKYDATPRFQNGWSVFARENNLKVGDLCVFELVNHDELTFEVVFFRATEAKMCSSSAGHGGGAIDQVEIKRRSICKVKSGYENGEYTKLKISDQVTQTPSCLKASRVLEAANNFIPKNPFFRATLGPTSKTVHVPVKVAMRFPLRKAQTTTLQVGEHSGP